TTCGGCTCCCGGGTCTCACCCGGCGGTATCGGTTCGACATATCACCAAGGTGACGATTTCGCTGCACCCATCGGTACGCCGGTGCGAGCACTACACGACGGCGTGGTCTCTGCTGCCGGATGGAACGGCGGGGCCGGCCTGCGCGTCGCGATCGAGCTCGGCAACGGCACTAGTGCCATCTACGCACACTTGTCCCGGCAACTGGTCGCGCCCGGCGCCCGGGTATCCGCAGGCCAAGTCGTTGCCTACTCGGGCAACACTGGGAACTCCACCGGACCGCACCTTCATCTGGAGATCCACACCGGCGGCGCGGCCATCGATCCGTTGCCATGGCTGCGTACGCGCGGCATCTTCTAGCAAAGAGTCAACCCGCGCAACGGTCGCGCTGGCTGAGTAGGCGCGGGACGAACCGCGGTCGCCGGTGGACGCATCCGGCGTTGACCACAGACTTAGTCAGCGCTGCAGGGCCGTAACTCGGTGCGCGACAGCGGCACGAAAGTGCGGACACGTCCCGATGTCCTCGTGGTCGCATTCCAGAGCGCACTCGATCAGGGCGAGGCAGGCCTGGGCTGCCGCGATGCGGTTTCTCAGTTCAGCGCGATGCTCATGGAGGACGGCGGTCCGCTGCTGTGCCGATCCGGTAGTCATCGCTCGGATCTCCCCGAGCCCCAGCCCGGCCTCCTTGGCCAGCAAAATCGTGGCCACGCGATACACATCATCGGGCCGGTAGCGGCGGTGGCCAGCGGTGGACCGCTGTGGCGACAGGAGATCCTCGGACTCCCAATGACGTAGAACGTGCCTAGCGACACCGGACCGGGCCGCCAGCTCGCCTATGGTCCAAACGGCAGCCGTTGACTTCATGTCGACATTAAGAACGATCCTGGTCGTCATGTCAACGAGACCATCACCAACGGCCGCCGAGCGACACGAGACAACGTCGATGATCCGCATGCTCGACATTGCGGACG
This genomic window from Flexivirga oryzae contains:
- a CDS encoding M23 family metallopeptidase, which encodes MTAAARDRAASRDQIRTTPSSTNVPRPSTAKSTRAPDTATQQHAEHPTTSSTRRRQPEWVCAIAGCGGTFTSGFGSRVSPGGIGSTYHQGDDFAAPIGTPVRALHDGVVSAAGWNGGAGLRVAIELGNGTSAIYAHLSRQLVAPGARVSAGQVVAYSGNTGNSTGPHLHLEIHTGGAAIDPLPWLRTRGIF
- a CDS encoding MerR family transcriptional regulator, whose amino-acid sequence is MRIIDVVSCRSAAVGDGLVDMTTRIVLNVDMKSTAAVWTIGELAARSGVARHVLRHWESEDLLSPQRSTAGHRRYRPDDVYRVATILLAKEAGLGLGEIRAMTTGSAQQRTAVLHEHRAELRNRIAAAQACLALIECALECDHEDIGTCPHFRAAVAHRVTALQR